From one Treponema denticola genomic stretch:
- a CDS encoding ABC transporter permease has protein sequence MEEILAKTIPVFLNQSKDFFKKPQNLILLIFGVVLSVTTIAPIVTILLDTITVHPGTIDAMHGPDGFTVFNWKDIFTGSLAIRNFWSPLTNTLLLAIFSCIGAILIGGIFAYLITRTNIKCKRYLNVVFIFPYIMPQWTLALTWMNLFKSTAVTGGSNGILADIFGVTMPAWWAEGLFPAIVVLSLHYAAFAYILIGGIFKNMDSNLEEAALILNTSKSKIFRKVTLPLLRPAILSTILLVFGSAMGSYPVPHYLKLTTLSTKYIDLKVVRTGQASIIGVVMMLFGILILITNRLSMKSRKNYTTITGKSGQVSKVNVGKIGQYLIPAILIIFTLFTGIYPVISFAFETFLPNPGDYSFFRTGNFANLTLKWWTHHSAEDVGMYGQFGILYNRAFWMSFKGTMIVAFFCAFLAGTIGLLIGYSVSKHRRNKFANYVNDIAFLPYLLPSLAVGIAFFIFGSMLGIYDTFLLLIIVGTIKYIPFSSRSSLNSMLQISNEIEESALIQDTPWHKRMTRIIIPIQKTAILSGYLLPFITCVRELTLFMLLCSQSKISTTMLDYYDEMGLYAFSSAINLILIIFILAVNFGLNKLTKAGIDSGLGGR, from the coding sequence GTGGAGGAGATTTTGGCTAAGACAATTCCGGTTTTTTTAAATCAAAGTAAGGATTTTTTTAAAAAACCTCAAAACCTGATATTGCTTATATTCGGTGTTGTGCTCTCTGTTACGACTATAGCTCCGATAGTAACTATTCTTTTGGATACAATTACGGTTCATCCCGGTACCATAGATGCTATGCATGGGCCTGACGGTTTTACCGTTTTTAACTGGAAAGATATTTTTACCGGCTCTCTTGCTATAAGGAATTTTTGGAGCCCGCTTACAAACACTCTGCTGCTTGCGATATTCAGCTGTATAGGGGCTATCTTAATAGGCGGAATTTTTGCATATTTGATTACACGTACAAATATAAAATGCAAAAGATATCTGAATGTCGTTTTTATTTTTCCGTATATAATGCCTCAGTGGACATTGGCTCTTACTTGGATGAACTTATTTAAGAGTACTGCCGTTACAGGAGGCTCTAACGGAATACTTGCAGATATTTTCGGAGTTACAATGCCTGCATGGTGGGCTGAGGGTCTATTTCCCGCAATTGTTGTTCTGTCCTTGCACTATGCAGCCTTTGCATATATTTTAATAGGCGGCATATTTAAAAATATGGATTCCAATTTGGAAGAAGCCGCCTTGATTTTAAATACCTCAAAATCAAAAATCTTCCGCAAAGTAACCCTTCCCTTATTAAGACCTGCCATCCTGTCGACCATCTTGCTCGTTTTCGGCAGTGCTATGGGTAGCTATCCGGTTCCTCACTATTTAAAACTGACAACCCTTTCCACCAAATATATAGACTTAAAGGTTGTAAGAACGGGGCAGGCCAGTATTATCGGCGTAGTGATGATGCTCTTCGGAATTTTAATACTGATTACAAACAGGCTCAGCATGAAATCCCGAAAAAATTATACGACAATTACCGGAAAAAGCGGACAGGTAAGCAAGGTAAATGTGGGAAAAATCGGGCAATATTTAATTCCTGCAATTTTAATTATCTTTACCTTATTTACCGGAATATATCCCGTTATCTCCTTTGCCTTTGAAACCTTTTTGCCTAACCCTGGAGACTACAGCTTTTTTAGGACGGGTAATTTTGCAAACCTAACCTTAAAATGGTGGACACATCACTCGGCAGAAGATGTCGGTATGTACGGACAATTCGGTATTTTATATAACCGTGCCTTTTGGATGAGTTTTAAAGGAACAATGATTGTTGCCTTTTTCTGCGCCTTCCTTGCAGGAACGATAGGGCTTTTGATAGGCTATTCGGTAAGCAAGCATAGAAGAAACAAGTTTGCAAATTATGTAAACGACATAGCTTTTTTGCCCTACCTTTTGCCTTCGCTTGCAGTTGGTATAGCCTTCTTTATATTCGGGTCTATGCTGGGAATATATGATACATTTTTACTTTTAATAATAGTCGGAACAATTAAGTATATTCCTTTTTCGTCGAGAAGCTCTCTTAACTCGATGCTTCAAATCAGCAATGAAATAGAAGAGTCGGCCTTGATACAGGATACGCCCTGGCATAAGCGTATGACAAGGATAATAATTCCCATTCAAAAGACGGCAATTTTAAGCGGTTATCTTTTGCCCTTTATAACCTGCGTTCGGGAATTAACCTTATTTATGCTCTTGTGCAGTCAATCCAAGATAAGCACAACCATGCTTGACTATTATGACGAAATGGGCTTATACGCCTTTTCAAGTGCAATCAACTTAATTTTAATTATATTTATTTTGGCCGTAAATTTCGGATTAAACAAGCTTACAAAGGCCGGAATTGATTCAGGACTAGGAGGAAGATAA
- the pcp gene encoding pyroglutamyl-peptidase I → MKILVTGFDPFGGEKINPALETIKLLPNEILGAKIIKLEIPTVIGKSVAKIKEMIEKENPDVVLSIGQAGNRADISVERIGINIDDCRIPDNEGNQPIDEPVVKDGPAAYFVTLPIKAIVEKVKSGKIPASISNTAGTFICNHVCYGVAHIAAERTAKGKPMKSGFIHIPFLPEQVIGKPALTPSMSLEMIVKGIELAIEAIVENDSDIKVSGGKIC, encoded by the coding sequence ATGAAAATTTTAGTTACCGGTTTTGATCCTTTCGGCGGCGAAAAGATTAATCCGGCCCTTGAAACAATTAAACTTCTTCCCAATGAAATTTTGGGGGCAAAAATTATCAAGCTGGAAATTCCGACAGTTATCGGAAAATCCGTAGCAAAGATAAAAGAAATGATCGAAAAAGAAAACCCTGATGTGGTTTTAAGTATCGGTCAAGCCGGAAACCGTGCCGATATTTCGGTTGAAAGAATCGGTATAAATATTGATGACTGCCGAATTCCCGATAACGAGGGTAATCAGCCCATTGATGAACCAGTTGTAAAAGACGGGCCTGCTGCCTACTTTGTTACTCTGCCCATCAAGGCCATTGTCGAAAAGGTAAAATCCGGTAAAATACCTGCTTCAATATCGAATACGGCAGGAACATTTATCTGCAACCATGTCTGTTACGGCGTAGCTCATATTGCCGCGGAAAGAACGGCTAAAGGCAAACCGATGAAAAGCGGTTTTATTCATATTCCGTTTTTGCCCGAACAGGTTATCGGAAAGCCCGCCTTAACGCCTTCAATGAGTTTGGAGATGATTGTAAAAGGAATTGAGCTTGCAATCGAGGCTATTGTAGAAAACGATTCCGATATAAAGGTTTCGGGCGGCAAGATTTGCTAA
- a CDS encoding ATP-binding protein — MDIDLSRKIPIGIQSFEDLRRKNFLYVDKTLYAFKLANLGKVYFLSRPRRFGKSLFLSTLKAYFLGQKELFKGLYIEKAEEKRAEIEKTDAWVEYPVLYMDFNIGRYDEPHSLKSHLNIVLSQFEEIYGAREQEEEPAQRFAGIVQRAYEKTGKQVVILVDEYDKPLLQTMGVSEALNEEFRNTLKAFYSVTKTCDQYIRFAFLTGVTKFSKVSIFSDLNNLQDISMLNDYAEICGLTQTEIEKTFKPEIEKLADNTKNSYDKMLEELKQRYDGYKFSVLGKSVYNPFSILNTFNSGELKNYWFATATPTFLVNYLKDAYYNIPDLDGNVELNEAGIELYRADAKNPLPILFQSGYLTIKEYIEEVNMYRLGFPNDEVRYGFLENLVPAYSSLRPDETGVSIWKFVEDIRAGNVDEFMERMQAIIAGVPYDNLPKDKLKLREQNYQTAVYLIFKLMGQFVETEIHCAKGRADCIVHTKDSIYIFEFKLMSAGSADDAIAQIKEKGYAAQFKAEGKKIILIGSSFDEEEKTIGEWVCENL; from the coding sequence ATGGATATTGATTTATCACGAAAGATACCGATAGGTATTCAAAGTTTTGAAGATTTACGCAGAAAAAACTTTTTATATGTAGATAAAACTCTATATGCTTTTAAGTTGGCTAACTTAGGTAAGGTATACTTTTTAAGCCGTCCCCGCCGTTTTGGTAAAAGCCTTTTTCTCTCGACACTCAAGGCCTATTTTTTAGGGCAAAAAGAGCTTTTTAAGGGTTTGTACATCGAAAAAGCCGAAGAAAAGCGAGCCGAAATAGAAAAGACAGACGCTTGGGTTGAATACCCCGTTTTGTATATGGATTTTAACATAGGCAGGTATGATGAACCTCATTCTTTAAAAAGTCATTTAAACATCGTCCTAAGCCAATTTGAAGAAATCTATGGAGCACGTGAGCAGGAAGAAGAACCAGCCCAACGTTTTGCAGGTATAGTACAGCGTGCTTATGAAAAAACCGGCAAGCAGGTAGTTATTCTTGTGGACGAATATGATAAGCCCCTTTTACAGACGATGGGCGTAAGCGAGGCTCTAAACGAAGAATTCCGCAATACCCTTAAAGCCTTTTATTCTGTAACTAAAACATGCGATCAATATATCCGCTTTGCTTTTTTAACGGGAGTAACAAAGTTTAGTAAGGTAAGCATATTCAGCGATTTAAATAATCTGCAAGATATAAGTATGCTGAATGACTATGCCGAAATATGCGGACTAACTCAAACTGAGATAGAAAAAACCTTTAAGCCTGAAATAGAAAAGTTAGCTGATAACACCAAAAACAGTTATGATAAAATGCTTGAAGAGCTAAAACAGCGTTATGACGGTTATAAGTTCAGTGTTTTAGGTAAATCGGTCTATAATCCCTTTAGCATATTAAATACCTTCAACTCCGGTGAATTAAAAAATTATTGGTTTGCAACAGCCACACCGACCTTCTTGGTAAATTATCTAAAAGATGCATATTACAATATTCCCGACTTAGACGGAAATGTTGAATTAAATGAAGCAGGAATAGAACTGTACCGTGCAGATGCAAAAAATCCATTACCGATATTGTTTCAATCAGGCTATTTAACGATAAAAGAATACATAGAAGAAGTTAATATGTATCGGTTGGGCTTTCCTAATGATGAGGTGCGTTACGGCTTTTTAGAAAATCTTGTACCTGCTTATTCTTCACTTAGACCTGATGAAACGGGAGTTTCAATATGGAAGTTTGTAGAGGATATTCGTGCCGGGAATGTCGATGAGTTTATGGAAAGGATGCAGGCGATAATAGCCGGTGTTCCTTATGATAATCTTCCAAAAGATAAGCTTAAATTGAGGGAGCAAAACTACCAAACTGCCGTGTATTTAATCTTTAAGTTGATGGGGCAATTTGTAGAAACTGAAATACACTGTGCAAAGGGCAGGGCTGACTGTATAGTGCATACTAAAGATTCAATATACATCTTTGAGTTTAAGCTGATGAGTGCAGGAAGTGCCGATGATGCAATAGCCCAGATAAAAGAGAAAGGCTATGCCGCTCAATTTAAGGCAGAGGGCAAAAAGATAATCCTGATAGGTTCTAGCTTTGATGAGGAGGAAAAAACTATCGGCGAATGGGTATGCGAGAATTTATAA
- a CDS encoding DUF969 domain-containing protein encodes MNYLVLIGVVIIIAGFILKLDVVAVVLISGLVTGLIAKMGFVEVLNAIGTGFVNNRYMSLFFISFPVIAIMERYGLKERAAEFIKKIKGASAGMVIWLYILIRTIASAFSIRLGGHVQFIRPLILPMAEGAAQKHVKLTEDDIEKIKGLAGASENYGNFFGQNIFPVASGVLLITGTLKEQGLDISNIDVAKYSILAGVAMVLIALVQCWLFEKSLRKGEKADV; translated from the coding sequence ATGAACTATTTGGTTTTAATAGGTGTTGTAATTATCATCGCCGGTTTTATTTTAAAACTTGATGTAGTTGCAGTCGTTTTGATTTCAGGTCTTGTAACAGGCTTGATTGCAAAGATGGGATTTGTTGAAGTCCTTAATGCAATAGGTACGGGTTTTGTAAACAACCGTTACATGAGCTTGTTTTTTATTTCTTTTCCTGTAATCGCTATTATGGAACGTTACGGATTAAAGGAAAGAGCTGCAGAATTCATTAAAAAGATTAAGGGAGCAAGTGCCGGTATGGTTATTTGGCTCTACATTCTTATACGAACAATTGCTTCGGCATTTTCGATCAGATTGGGCGGTCATGTTCAGTTTATCAGACCATTAATCCTCCCTATGGCTGAAGGAGCTGCTCAAAAACATGTAAAGCTTACCGAAGACGACATCGAAAAAATTAAGGGGCTGGCAGGAGCTTCCGAAAACTATGGAAACTTTTTCGGTCAAAATATTTTTCCCGTTGCATCAGGAGTTCTTTTAATTACAGGAACTTTAAAAGAACAGGGCTTGGATATAAGCAATATCGATGTTGCTAAATATTCAATCTTGGCAGGTGTTGCAATGGTTCTTATAGCCTTAGTACAGTGCTGGCTCTTTGAAAAATCACTTAGAAAAGGAGAAAAAGCAGATGTTTAG
- a CDS encoding methyl-accepting chemotaxis protein, protein MKKRFSIRYKLIIVFGLLIAIASSTEGFLATRRARKAVTEKVETHLIDKATDVAEILDGRITALWQFLEGIARMPFLRDMQMPYIEKMKKLAEEAQFNKTIRSLYITDEKGIIQFLDGSTPSCAQEQWFIDGMQGKRFCGEPYIDARTGNSFVADIAVPVYDDNKKVIGVLIADMDAFWYSDQIDDIVVGKTGGCYIMGDSGIIIADKDADLIKRQVSIIELAKTNSEFASCAAFLEYVWDTDETEIGYYTYQGKSYIASFATMKTTDWSVIIRAPVNEFMGAINALRISVLGIGTVVISSALVIVFFVALALIKPITSIVAALKDIAEGEGDLTVRLPVHGNDEITDLSEYFNQTISKIGSSINQVGLNSVDMENIGNELASNMTETASAVHEISANINGVKQQALTQAASVTETAATIEEIVRTIKQLNGSIENQAASVAESSASIEEMVANIASITQTLGKTDDVIKTLAAATADGKDTISGANSVTQKIAEESGSLLEASSVIQHIASQTNLLAMNAAIEAAHAGEAGKGFAVVADEIRKLAEESSAQGKTITATLKTLSGEIEALSASSKIAEEKFNAIFNLAEQVKSMSDSLTEAMHEQENGSKEVLSAIKGINTVTVEVQAGSEEMLKGGESVAEEMKKLDGLTRVITDSMNEMASGAVQISNAVQEVNDISQKNKASIQNLTEEVSKFKV, encoded by the coding sequence ATGAAAAAACGTTTTTCAATCCGCTACAAACTGATCATAGTCTTCGGACTATTGATAGCCATCGCTTCTTCGACGGAAGGATTTCTTGCAACCCGCAGAGCCCGCAAAGCAGTAACCGAAAAAGTCGAAACACACTTAATAGATAAGGCAACCGATGTTGCCGAAATTCTTGATGGGCGCATTACCGCCTTATGGCAATTTCTTGAAGGTATTGCACGTATGCCATTCTTACGCGATATGCAAATGCCGTATATCGAAAAAATGAAAAAACTCGCTGAAGAAGCGCAATTCAACAAAACAATACGCTCCTTATACATAACGGACGAAAAAGGCATTATTCAGTTTTTGGATGGCTCTACACCATCCTGTGCGCAAGAGCAATGGTTTATTGACGGAATGCAGGGCAAACGATTTTGCGGTGAGCCGTACATTGATGCTCGTACAGGTAATTCTTTTGTTGCCGATATTGCTGTACCTGTGTATGATGATAACAAAAAAGTTATCGGAGTACTCATTGCCGATATGGATGCCTTTTGGTATTCCGATCAAATAGATGACATAGTTGTCGGTAAAACCGGCGGTTGTTATATCATGGGCGATAGCGGTATTATTATAGCCGATAAGGATGCTGATCTGATTAAACGTCAAGTGAGTATTATCGAGCTGGCAAAAACGAACAGCGAATTTGCTTCATGTGCCGCTTTTTTGGAATACGTTTGGGATACCGACGAGACTGAAATCGGCTACTACACATACCAAGGAAAATCCTACATAGCCTCTTTTGCCACCATGAAAACCACTGATTGGTCTGTTATTATCCGTGCTCCGGTAAATGAGTTTATGGGGGCGATCAATGCTTTGCGTATTTCAGTACTCGGTATCGGAACAGTGGTTATATCCAGTGCGCTGGTCATCGTTTTCTTTGTAGCCCTTGCATTGATTAAACCCATAACAAGTATCGTTGCTGCACTTAAAGACATCGCAGAGGGTGAAGGAGATTTAACAGTGCGGCTTCCCGTACATGGCAATGACGAGATAACCGATCTCTCAGAATACTTTAATCAGACTATTTCGAAGATAGGTTCATCTATTAATCAAGTAGGTCTTAACAGTGTCGATATGGAAAATATAGGGAATGAGCTTGCATCGAATATGACCGAAACAGCCAGTGCCGTACACGAGATAAGTGCCAACATCAACGGGGTAAAACAGCAGGCTCTTACCCAAGCAGCAAGTGTTACCGAAACGGCTGCAACCATTGAAGAAATTGTCCGTACGATTAAACAACTGAACGGAAGTATCGAAAATCAGGCTGCCAGTGTCGCCGAATCTTCTGCTTCAATTGAGGAGATGGTTGCGAATATTGCATCAATCACACAGACTCTCGGCAAAACCGATGATGTTATAAAAACACTCGCCGCTGCTACTGCCGACGGTAAAGATACAATCTCAGGAGCAAACAGCGTTACACAAAAAATAGCAGAAGAATCGGGCAGCTTATTGGAAGCCTCAAGTGTTATCCAGCACATTGCAAGCCAAACCAACCTTTTGGCAATGAACGCTGCAATAGAAGCAGCTCATGCAGGAGAAGCAGGCAAGGGGTTTGCCGTTGTTGCCGACGAAATCCGCAAGCTCGCGGAAGAGTCTTCCGCACAGGGCAAGACAATAACTGCAACGCTTAAAACTCTGTCAGGTGAAATAGAAGCTCTTTCCGCTTCTTCAAAAATCGCAGAGGAAAAATTTAATGCTATTTTCAATTTGGCAGAACAAGTTAAATCTATGAGTGACAGTCTCACCGAAGCTATGCATGAGCAAGAGAACGGAAGTAAGGAAGTACTGTCTGCCATTAAGGGAATCAACACGGTAACGGTAGAAGTGCAGGCAGGTTCTGAAGAAATGCTGAAAGGAGGGGAGAGCGTTGCCGAGGAAATGAAAAAACTGGACGGTCTCACCAGAGTTATCACCGACAGCATGAATGAGATGGCCTCCGGTGCGGTGCAGATTAGCAATGCCGTACAGGAAGTAAACGATATAAGCCAGAAAAATAAGGCCAGCATTCAAAACCTTACGGAAGAAGTTTCTAAATTCAAAGTATAA
- a CDS encoding ABC transporter ATP-binding protein, producing the protein MPEIILQNLTKRWGKFYGTDNLNLTIENNSFITLLGPSGCGKTTTLRMIAGLETPTSGKIVIDRETVFDSEKGINIPANKRKVGFLFQNYALWPNMTVYENISFGLKNIKELMPLCDFEIKRIDDLKKILNECGKAVEIIIDSQTKDKKKGNRLDEKTALIKLIDNFIISEYTAKTILSYGLEKTENREEKVKAIISGLDEKRASLLEKHKKNGFSVNDNYELVDEKGEVIKKIRKLENEEIDLIVRRVSRIVKIGMFMDRYPNELSGGQQQRVAIARTLAPGPKVLFMDEPLSNLDAKLRLEMRSELQRLHLDTKSTFIYVTHDQLEAMTLATKICLMDNGLLQQYDAPLDIYEKPVNLFTADFIGNPSINFIEAAGETSAEGDFNLSCLEGLKFKFKPAQKIDYKEWLLQTEAEIKKQREEEAERTKNAEKENKILPFKYHIAKADEAEFDLNSPVPTEKDFIIGVRPEFIKIHENGKLTGSIYSSMPTGMETTVKIKVGNFLLTGVVFLNITYKIGEKIKFDIEGDRIMLFSSLNQRLISLGCLEK; encoded by the coding sequence ATGCCTGAGATAATTTTACAAAACCTTACCAAAAGATGGGGAAAATTTTACGGAACTGATAATTTAAATTTAACCATAGAAAATAATTCGTTTATTACCCTGCTGGGACCTTCAGGCTGCGGCAAAACAACAACGCTTAGAATGATTGCCGGTCTTGAAACTCCGACAAGCGGAAAGATAGTCATCGACAGGGAAACGGTTTTTGACAGCGAGAAAGGTATAAACATTCCTGCAAATAAAAGAAAGGTCGGTTTTTTGTTTCAAAACTATGCCCTTTGGCCGAATATGACCGTTTATGAAAACATAAGTTTCGGCTTAAAAAACATCAAAGAGCTCATGCCTCTCTGCGATTTTGAAATTAAAAGAATAGATGACTTAAAAAAGATTTTAAATGAATGTGGAAAAGCTGTGGAAATTATTATCGACTCGCAGACTAAAGACAAGAAAAAAGGTAATAGACTTGATGAAAAAACAGCCTTGATAAAGTTAATAGACAACTTTATTATTTCAGAATATACGGCAAAAACGATTTTGTCTTACGGGCTTGAAAAAACTGAAAATCGTGAAGAAAAAGTAAAGGCAATAATTTCCGGCTTGGATGAAAAGAGGGCATCTCTTTTAGAGAAGCACAAGAAAAACGGGTTTTCGGTAAATGATAACTACGAACTTGTAGATGAAAAAGGCGAAGTTATAAAAAAAATACGCAAGCTCGAAAACGAAGAAATAGACTTAATAGTCCGCCGTGTTTCCCGCATCGTAAAAATCGGAATGTTTATGGATCGGTATCCCAATGAGCTTTCAGGCGGACAGCAGCAAAGGGTTGCTATTGCTCGAACCTTAGCTCCCGGGCCCAAGGTGCTTTTTATGGATGAGCCCCTTTCAAACCTTGATGCAAAACTCCGGCTTGAAATGCGGAGCGAATTGCAGCGCCTTCATTTGGATACAAAATCAACCTTTATCTATGTTACCCATGATCAGCTGGAGGCTATGACTCTGGCAACAAAGATATGCTTGATGGATAACGGTCTTTTGCAGCAATATGATGCTCCCTTGGATATCTATGAAAAACCGGTAAACTTATTTACCGCAGACTTTATAGGAAATCCTTCGATAAATTTTATAGAAGCTGCGGGTGAAACTTCTGCAGAAGGAGATTTTAATTTAAGCTGTTTAGAAGGCTTGAAATTTAAGTTTAAGCCCGCTCAAAAAATAGATTATAAAGAATGGCTTTTGCAAACAGAGGCTGAAATTAAAAAACAAAGAGAAGAAGAAGCCGAACGCACAAAAAATGCAGAAAAGGAAAATAAGATTTTACCTTTTAAATATCACATCGCAAAGGCCGATGAAGCGGAGTTTGATTTAAATTCGCCGGTACCGACTGAAAAAGATTTTATCATCGGAGTCCGACCTGAGTTTATCAAAATACACGAAAACGGAAAACTGACAGGTTCTATATACAGCTCGATGCCCACAGGTATGGAAACTACCGTCAAAATTAAAGTGGGAAACTTCCTTTTAACGGGTGTTGTGTTTTTAAATATAACATATAAGATAGGCGAAAAAATAAAATTCGATATTGAAGGCGATAGGATTATGCTCTTTTCAAGCCTTAATCAAAGATTGATTTCTTTGGGCTGCTTGGAAAAATAA
- a CDS encoding DUF979 domain-containing protein, giving the protein MFSFIYNNTMVIDEIVYGLCGLVSIITAVISLKDKKNPIGTFLFWGILGVLFMFGKVIVLNVPYGGAIIGGLLIVLGGFTLTKQVKVADIKSATKEEITENSKKVGNKIFIPAVLIGVVAMLLAQMKSFKISLGTNAAGKEVIFGFSTAQVVGLASIVALIFAIILTKPKMKDTINDTSKMLMQVGSSSLLPQLLGVLGAIFATAGIGKIIGHFASGIVPQGVPVLGVIAYCLGMVIFTMIMGNAFAAFTVITIGVGVPFVIAQGGNPAVVGALGMTCGYCGTLLTPMAANFNIVPAAILETKNKYTLIKAQALMSFALIIVHIILMLIFAF; this is encoded by the coding sequence ATGTTTAGTTTTATTTATAATAATACAATGGTTATAGATGAAATCGTTTACGGCCTTTGCGGTCTTGTTTCAATTATCACGGCCGTAATCTCCTTAAAAGATAAAAAGAATCCAATCGGAACATTCTTGTTCTGGGGAATCTTAGGGGTTTTGTTTATGTTCGGTAAAGTTATCGTTCTTAACGTACCTTACGGAGGTGCCATTATCGGAGGCTTACTCATTGTTTTGGGCGGTTTTACTCTTACAAAACAAGTAAAAGTTGCGGATATTAAGTCGGCAACAAAAGAGGAAATTACTGAAAATTCAAAAAAAGTAGGTAACAAGATTTTTATCCCTGCCGTTTTAATTGGTGTTGTTGCGATGTTATTGGCTCAAATGAAGAGCTTTAAAATTTCGCTTGGAACAAATGCTGCCGGAAAAGAAGTAATCTTCGGTTTTTCTACTGCACAAGTTGTAGGCCTTGCTTCGATAGTTGCCCTTATTTTTGCAATAATTTTAACCAAACCGAAAATGAAAGATACAATCAACGATACTTCAAAGATGCTGATGCAGGTAGGCTCTTCAAGTTTACTTCCTCAGCTCCTCGGTGTTTTGGGTGCAATCTTTGCAACAGCCGGAATAGGTAAGATAATCGGCCATTTTGCAAGCGGTATTGTTCCTCAGGGTGTTCCCGTACTGGGTGTTATCGCTTATTGTCTTGGAATGGTAATCTTTACGATGATTATGGGAAATGCTTTTGCTGCCTTTACCGTTATCACAATCGGTGTAGGTGTTCCCTTTGTAATTGCACAAGGCGGAAATCCTGCTGTTGTAGGAGCCTTAGGTATGACTTGCGGATACTGCGGTACGCTTTTAACACCTATGGCTGCAAACTTTAACATTGTTCCTGCTGCAATTTTGGAAACTAAAAATAAATATACATTGATTAAGGCTCAAGCCCTTATGTCTTTTGCTTTGATTATTGTTCATATTATTTTGATGTTGATATTTGCTTTTTAA
- a CDS encoding alpha/beta hydrolase produces the protein MFFDNYPIKLSDTTKPFFLKGLKTAPAILLIHGYTGSTREMIWLGHQLNEAGYNVYIPRLPGHGTNKNDFLASNWKDWLRKVCDEYIDLCAMYERVFVGGLSMGGVLTSLIAARFNPEKIFLCAPAFIAKDNRIKLTPFLKFFVKKASTVKKTYENDPEYGRAIADYNGIEYLEKSADLYKLQKLAIKNMIFIKSQTLTILSKADNLVSFKVKDLMDKNLRTQNEYLILEKSSHVVTNDIEKELVAKKIIEFLKD, from the coding sequence GTGTTTTTTGACAATTATCCTATCAAACTTTCAGATACAACGAAGCCCTTTTTTTTAAAAGGTCTAAAAACCGCTCCGGCTATTTTACTGATTCATGGTTACACGGGCTCTACGCGTGAAATGATTTGGCTGGGTCATCAGCTAAATGAAGCCGGCTACAATGTCTACATACCTCGGCTTCCCGGGCACGGCACAAATAAGAATGATTTTTTGGCTAGTAACTGGAAGGATTGGCTGCGCAAAGTTTGTGATGAGTACATTGATCTCTGTGCAATGTATGAACGAGTTTTTGTCGGCGGTCTTTCGATGGGGGGGGTACTAACCTCTCTGATTGCAGCACGTTTTAATCCTGAAAAGATATTTTTATGTGCTCCGGCTTTTATTGCAAAAGATAATCGGATAAAACTTACTCCTTTTTTAAAGTTTTTTGTCAAAAAGGCATCAACCGTCAAAAAAACTTATGAAAATGATCCCGAATACGGCAGAGCAATAGCGGACTACAATGGTATAGAGTATTTAGAAAAATCTGCGGACTTGTATAAACTTCAAAAATTAGCAATAAAAAATATGATTTTTATCAAATCCCAAACTCTTACAATTTTATCAAAAGCAGACAATTTAGTTTCATTTAAGGTAAAAGACCTTATGGATAAGAATTTAAGGACTCAAAATGAGTATCTTATACTCGAAAAAAGCAGTCATGTTGTTACAAATGATATTGAAAAGGAACTTGTTGCAAAAAAAATAATAGAATTCTTAAAGGATTAA